From the genome of Geoglobus ahangari, one region includes:
- a CDS encoding sodium:solute symporter family protein, with product MDLLLVAIIVVAYLLVTGYFGYYGFRTTKDSEDYLVAGRRIHPVIMALSYGAAFISTSAIVGFGGVASIFGFSLLWLTFLNILVGIIIAYAVVGKRVRKKGLEVNALTFPELMGKMYNSRFIQVFSGLIVFLFMPLYAGVVLIGAARFIEVSLNIDYNIALFIMALIIAMYVVYGGLIAVVYTDAFQGTIMLASMVVLLAMTYSWFGGIVQAHEALTSLNPVAIKIFAQKIPGYTGWTNFPELGSAAWWTLVSSLILGVGIGVLAQPQLAVRFMTVASDRDLDKAVPIGSIFIFFTVGTAFIVGALSNAYFMETVGKPSIAVAGGNVDKVIPAYISSFMPDWFVAVFLVTLLAAAMSTLSSQFHTIGSALGRDVFQAGFLKGKYDERTVLITRMAIAVGILFSIFLAYILPPGVIARGTAMFFALCASSFLPAYLGGLYWSRASSAGAKASIVVGFATSMIYITFFHIKESSALGIARMLFGKDALAGFPWTVIDPMVIALPLATLTFVVVSLLSRESPSGS from the coding sequence ATGGATCTGCTGCTTGTAGCAATAATAGTGGTAGCATATTTACTCGTCACGGGCTACTTCGGCTACTACGGCTTCAGAACTACCAAGGACTCGGAAGACTACTTGGTGGCGGGCAGGAGGATACACCCGGTGATTATGGCCCTGTCATACGGGGCGGCCTTCATCTCGACCTCCGCGATAGTCGGGTTCGGAGGGGTGGCGAGCATTTTCGGCTTCTCCCTCCTCTGGCTCACGTTCCTGAACATCCTCGTGGGCATAATCATCGCATACGCGGTGGTCGGCAAGAGGGTCAGGAAGAAGGGGCTTGAGGTCAACGCTCTGACGTTTCCAGAGCTCATGGGCAAGATGTACAACTCCAGATTCATTCAGGTGTTCTCAGGGCTTATAGTCTTTCTCTTCATGCCCCTTTACGCAGGAGTGGTGCTCATAGGGGCTGCGAGGTTCATTGAGGTGTCGCTGAACATAGACTACAACATCGCGCTATTCATAATGGCGCTGATCATAGCGATGTACGTCGTCTATGGCGGCCTTATTGCAGTCGTTTACACCGATGCTTTTCAGGGAACCATAATGCTCGCGAGCATGGTGGTTCTCCTCGCAATGACGTACTCGTGGTTCGGAGGGATAGTTCAGGCCCATGAAGCCCTCACATCCCTAAACCCAGTTGCGATAAAGATATTCGCCCAGAAAATACCCGGGTACACGGGATGGACAAACTTCCCTGAGCTCGGGAGTGCTGCGTGGTGGACTCTCGTCTCTTCGCTCATACTCGGAGTCGGCATCGGTGTCCTCGCCCAGCCGCAGCTTGCGGTGAGGTTCATGACTGTAGCAAGCGACAGGGATCTGGACAAGGCCGTCCCGATCGGGAGCATATTCATCTTCTTCACTGTAGGAACGGCATTCATAGTCGGTGCGCTGAGCAACGCGTACTTCATGGAGACTGTGGGCAAGCCGTCAATCGCTGTTGCAGGAGGAAACGTGGACAAGGTCATACCCGCATACATAAGCTCGTTCATGCCAGACTGGTTCGTTGCTGTGTTCCTCGTCACGCTGCTCGCAGCGGCAATGTCCACGCTGAGCAGCCAGTTCCACACAATCGGCAGCGCCCTCGGCAGAGATGTGTTTCAGGCGGGATTTCTTAAGGGGAAGTACGACGAGAGGACGGTGCTGATAACCAGAATGGCCATAGCGGTGGGAATACTCTTCAGTATCTTCCTCGCGTACATCCTCCCGCCAGGAGTCATCGCCAGGGGAACTGCGATGTTCTTCGCCCTCTGCGCCTCATCCTTCCTCCCCGCATACCTCGGAGGGTTGTACTGGAGCAGGGCAAGCTCGGCAGGGGCAAAGGCGAGCATAGTCGTTGGCTTCGCAACGTCAATGATCTACATAACGTTCTTCCACATAAAGGAGTCCTCTGCTCTCGGAATTGCGAGAATGCTATTCGGAAAGGACGCGCTTGCAGGATTCCCGTGGACGGTTATTGACCCCATGGTGATTGCTTTACCGCTGGCAACGCTGACGTTCGTGGTGGTGAGTTTGCTCAGCAGGGAGAGCCCTTCAGGTAGTTGA